The following are encoded together in the Daucus carota subsp. sativus chromosome 5, DH1 v3.0, whole genome shotgun sequence genome:
- the LOC108220992 gene encoding myb-related protein 306, producing the protein MKMGRPPCSEKKGVKKGPWTPEEDIILVSYIQEHGPGNWRAVPTNTGLLRCSKSCRLRWTNYLRPGIKRGSFSDQEEKMIIHLQALLGNRWAAIASYLPQRTDNDIKNYWNTHLKKKLSKSEGHGVGHDDNEHDLNGVSSDSSSSGAPKGQWERALQTDIHMAKAALCEALCLDKSPITTTTLASQAPNFTRASPVQSSPTYASSADNIARLLQNWTRKSPNSWSPEITTCHDQYNSNSFNNYHQVGSTSTGSPSSGFGSLYNNFNYSMNNSSSTDVSMDDAANFTTQSKHDKGKLMLQDYDVTKPIVKNNSSHYDHQQVHEHEELPPLTLLEKWLFDDVTMAAPPQDDLMMNMF; encoded by the exons ATGAAAATGGGAAGGCCACCATGCAGCGAGAAAAAAGGGGTCAAGAAAGGACCCTGGACTCCAGAGGAGGACATAATCTTGGTGTCTTACATCCAAGAACACGGCCCTGGAAACTGGAGGGCTGTTCCTACCAACACTG GTCTGCTTAGATGCAGCAAGAGTTGTAGGCTCAGGTGGACTAATTATCTCAGGCCGGGGATTAAACGGGGTAGCTTTAGTGATCAGGAGGAGAAGATGATCATCCACCTCCAAGCTCTTCTTGGCAATAG GTGGGCTGCCATAGCTTCCTACCTCCCACAGAGAACAGACAATGATATAAAGAACTACTGGAACACTCATCTCAAAAAGAAGCTTTCCAAGAGCGAAGGGCACGGTGTTGGTCATGACGACAATGAGCATGATCTTAACGGAGTCAGTTCTGATTCTTCTTCGTCAGGAGCACCAAAAGGCCAGTGGGAGAGAGCTCTCCAAACCGATATTCATATGGCTAAAGCAGCTCTTTGTGAAGCTTTGTGCTTAGACAAGTCTCCAATCACTACCACCACTTTGGCCTCCCAGGCACCAAACTTTACCCGAGCATCACCGGTCCAATCATCACCCACATATGCTTCCAGCGCTGATAACATAGCTCGTTTGCTCCAGAACTGGACACGGAAATCTCCTAATTCTTGGTCACCAGAAATCACCACTTGTCATGACCAATACAACTCGAACTCATTCAACAATTATCATCAAGTTGGAAGCACTAGTACCGGTTCACCTAGCAGTGGTTTCGGATCATTGTACAACAACTTTAATTATTCGATGAATAATTCCTCTTCAACAGATGTATCCATGGACGATGCAGCCAATTTCACGACGCAAAGTAAGCATGACAAGGGGAAGTTAATGTTGCAGGATTACGATGTCACGAAGCCAATTGTCAAAAATAACAGCTCTCACTATGATCATCAGCAAGTGCATGAGCATGAGGAATTGCCTCCTTTGACTTTGCTGGAGAAATGGCTCTTTGATGATGTTACCATGGCTGCTCCACCGCAAGATGACTTAATGATGAACATGTTTTAG
- the LOC108223945 gene encoding E3 ubiquitin-protein ligase WAV3 — MSSKWRKAKLALGLNLRAYVPPHPTSSDDALLSPVASPANSSSPSARFSASFFTRSPKKTCSICLATMKHGDGCAIFTAECSHSFHFHCISSNVKHGNQICPVCRANWKEIPWQSSALEPPAGKARIDRVEWSHDYTSMAVRLPSPRPNSTRHVFPEPAVFDDDEALDDKTKNAEKIATYTSPLLEDIESCKTGTVMVQTFAEVPAVPEFSAYDNFTVLVHLKAPASFSESNCETAQSRLPQHSQSPRTPIDLVTVLDISGSMSGTKIALLKRAMGFVIQNLGYNDRLAVIAFSSTARRLFPLRRMSETGRQQALQAVNSLVATGGTNIAEGLKKGAKVMEDRREKNPVASIILLSDGQDTYTVFGSSNNQNVPNYDLLLPTSIQGRASSSFRVPVHAFGFGTDHDASSMHSISETSGGTFSFIEAESVIQDAFAQCIGGLLSVVVKELRVTIESVDSGIKFNSIKSGSYPHRVMPDQRAAYVEVGDLYADEERDFLVSLNVPEEFLNKETALLKVKSVYINPLTGHTVTMDSEELKIKRPETAGEELVSVEVDRQRNRLQAANAMAEARIAAEQGDLAGAVSILENFRKMLSQTASAKSNDHLCVGLDAELKEMQERMASRHVYEASGRAYILSGLSSHSWQRATARGDSTDSSSLVHAYQTQSMAEMLSRSQASSSVSISKHMFLQPKPR, encoded by the exons ATGAGTAGCAAATGGAGAAAAGCAAAGCTTGCACTTGGCTTAAATCTTCGTGCTTATGTTCCTCCACACCCCACCAGCTCCGATGATGCTTTGCTTTCTCCGGTGGCTTCTCCGGCCAACTCTAGTTCTCCATCTGCACGCTTCTCTGCTAGCTTCTTCACTAGATCACCAAAG AAAACATGCTCCATATGTTTGGCTACAATGAAGCATGGAGATGGTTGTGCTATTTTTACTGCAGAGTGTTCTCATTCCTTCCATTTTCATTGTATATCGTCAAACGTGAAGCATGGTAACCAAATTTGCCCAGTTTGCAGAGCAAATTGGAAAGAAATTCCCTGGCAGAGTTCTGCTTTGGAGCCTCCTGCTGGAAAGGCTAGAATTGATCGTGTTGAGTGGTCGCATGACTATACATCAATGGCAGTTCGTCTGCCGTCTCCTCGCCCTAATTCTACTCGACATGTATTCCCTGAACCCGCTGtctttgatgatgatgaagcattAGATGATAAAACCAAGAATGCTGAAAAGATTGCAACATATACAAGTCCTCTACTTGAGGATATTGAATCCTGCAAAACAGGAACAGTGATGGTCCAGACATTCGCGGAAGTACCAGCTGTCCCAGAGTTTAGTGCTTATGACAATTTCACTGTTCTGGTCCATCTGAAGGCTCCTGCTTCATTCTCGGAGTCCAATTGTGAGACTGCTCAATCTAGGTTGCCCCAACATTCCCAATCTCCTCGTACTCCCATAGACCTCGTCACAGTGCTTGATATCAGTGGCAGCATGAGTGGTACTAAAATTGCATTGCTAAAGCGGGCAATGGGATTTGTGATACAAAACCTTGGGTATAATGATCGCCTGGCAGTCATAGCCTTCTCATCAACAGCACGCCGCCTTTTCCCCCTTCGTCGTATGTCTGAGACAGGACGACAACAGGCACTGCAAGCAGTTAACTCCTTAGTTGCAACTGGAGGAACAAATATAGCTGAAGGCTTAAAAAAGGGTGCTAAGGTGATGGAAGACCGTCGCGAGAAGAACCCTGTTGCTAGCATAATACTTCTATCAGATGGACAGGATACTTATACAGTATTTGGCTCTAGTAACAACCAGAATGTACCGAATTATGACTTGCTGCTTCCTACATCTATTCAGGGGAGGGCCAGTTCTAGCTTCAGAGTTCCGGTGCATGCTTTTGGGTTTGGCACAGATCATGATGCCTCATCAATGCACTCCATCTCTGAGACTTCAGGGGGGACCTTTTCTTTCATCGAAGCTGAAAGTGTAATCCAGGATGCATTTGCCCAATGTATTGGGGGACTTCTAAGTGTAGTGGTCAAGGAGCTGCGTGTGACTATTGAGAGCGTTGACTCCGGTATTAAGTTTAATTCTATAAAATCTGGTAGTTATCCACATCGTGTGATGCCTGATCAAAGGGCTGCTTATGTTGAAGTTGGTGATTTATACGCTGATGAAGAAAGGGATTTTCTCGTTTCATTGAACGTGCCAGAAGAGTTTTTGAACAAAGAAACAGCACTTTTAAAAGTCAAATCTGTTTATATTAATCCGCTAACGGGGCACACAGTTACAATGGATAGTGAAGAACTAAAGATCAAGAGGCCCGAAACGGCTGGAGAAGAGTTGGTGTCAGTAGAAGTGGATAGACAGAGGAACAGGCTGCAAGCAGCCAATGCAATGGCAGAAGCTCGCATTGCAGCTGAACAGGGTGATCTAGCTGGTGCAGTTTCCATCCTTGAAAATTTTCGTAAGATGTTGTCGCAAACTGCATCAGCAAAGTCTAATGACCATCTCTGTGTTGGACTGGATGCTGAGCTCAAGGAGATGCAAGAGAGGATGGCAAGCAGGCATGTTTATGAGGCATCTGGAAGGGCATATATATTATCTGGACTCAGCTCACACTCTTGGCAGAGAGCAACTGCAAGAGGCGATTCTACTGATAGTTCAAGTCTTGTTCATGCATATCAAACCCAGTCAATGGCTGAGATGTTAAGTCGTTCTCAGGCTTCATCGTCAGTTAGCATATCAAAACACATGTTTCTTCAACCTAAGCCAAGGTAG